CGAAACGGATATAGGCAATGGGGTCAAGGGTAGAAAGCGCTTCCATCACCTTGGCTCCGATAAGGGCGGTTGAAACATCGGATTCACCCGTGCTTTCAAGCTGCTGGACAATATCATTCACAATGGCTTCGACCTGTTCAGCACTGACAGACCGTTTGCGAACAGCCAACAAAATGGACTGCATGATCTTGTTTCGATCAAAAGGCCTGCGTTCCCCTGTTTTTTTAACCACGTTAAATAATCGGGTTAACACACGCTCAATGGTTGTAAAACGATAATCACATTGGAGGCAAAAGCGCCGCCGTCTGATTGTCAATTTATCATCAGAAGGACGCGAATCCTTCACTTGAGTATCATCACAATGACAGCTTGGGCAGCGCATAACGAACCCTGGAATCAGGTATTAGT
This window of the Alphaproteobacteria bacterium genome carries:
- the nrdR gene encoding transcriptional repressor NrdR — its product is MRCPSCHCDDTQVKDSRPSDDKLTIRRRRFCLQCDYRFTTIERVLTRLFNVVKKTGERRPFDRNKIMQSILLAVRKRSVSAEQVEAIVNDIVQQLESTGESDVSTALIGAKVMEALSTLDPIAYIRFASVYKDFQETTDFEGFIKEIEPK